Proteins encoded in a region of the Zonotrichia albicollis isolate bZonAlb1 chromosome 22, bZonAlb1.hap1, whole genome shotgun sequence genome:
- the LOC102066742 gene encoding uncharacterized protein LOC102066742: MISSRDKHDKHETDPKAPLGVGARPAEPPGEPQTKRAAALGTPGRGAGPGPSPGPPAAPDSGEHPSARGRPSAGSAISPPAPPPVLGGGGPDPAALPQSAAGEAPAPPGRPPHPPPPAPSRGRPGRTPAALPALPSAAAGLGAPVGPPRRRRRRRTRRRRRSGARGGGPAGGGAPGGASGPAPAGARARRAQRRRGTAPKMAGRARRSAQPPPPPPLPPPPLPGPRSPSRGQAAPRRRGVREGGRRRPCRRGGAGPCAGPRSLPPPRRHLPSAPPGLRLRRRRRSALPAASGPRPPLSRDFAALSLPPHHRGRREGLGAAGGAGAGPRGGGGGAVVARGRAGLREERAAGSGVPAARGGRLSVLPLAELYLGCGQKRGKKSHGLSTWSPKLYPWLTVVGVELDYSWRNSKQSTSPCHGV, from the exons ATGATAAGCAGCAGAGACAAGCACGATAAACACGAAAC GGACCCCAAAGCCCCTCTGGGGGTCGGGGCTCGGCCGGCGGAGCCCCCGGGGGAGCCGCAGACAAAAAGGGCCGCGGCGCTGGGCACGCCTGGCCGCggggccggccccggccccagccctgggcctccGGCGGCCCCTGACAGCGGGGAACACCCCTCCGCCCGCGGCCGCCCCTCCGCGGGAAGCGCCATTTCGCCGCCCGCTCCCCCGCCGGTGCTCGGTGGCGGCGGCCCCGACCCTGCGGCACTGCCGCAGAGCGCGGCGGGGGAGGCGCCGGCCCCACCGGGCCGCCCCCCCCACCCACCGCCTCCCGCACCctcccggggccgccccggccGAACCCCCGCCGCGCTGCCTGCCTTACCCTCCGCCGCAGCCGGGCTGGGAGCGCCGGTCGGCCCCccgcggaggaggaggaggaggagaacgaggaggaggaggaggagcggggCAAGGGGCGGCGGCCCCGCGGGGGGAGGCGCCCCCGGAGGGGCGTCGGGCCCGGCCCCCGCGGGTGCCCGGGCGCGGCGGGCACAAAGGCGGCGGGGCACGGCACCTAAGATGGCAGGGCGGGCGCGGCGGAGCGCTcagccgccgccaccgccgccacTACCACCGCCGCCGCTGCCTGGGCCCCGCTCGCCGAGCCGCGGCCAGGCCGCGCCGCGGAGGCGCGGCGTGCGGGAGGGCGGGCGGCGCCGGCCGTGCCGCCGCGGCGGAGCGGGTCCGTGTGCCGGGCCGCGATCGctgccgccgccccgccgccaCCTCCCCTCAGCGCCGCCCGGGCTCCGgctgcgccgccgccgccgctccgcgcTGCCCGCAGCCAgcggcccccgcccgcccctCTCGCGAGACTTCGCCGCCCTCTCCCTCCCCCCCCACCACCGCGGCCGgcgggaggggctgggggcggcggggggagcAGGGGCGGGGCCGCGAGGGGGCGGCGGAGGGGCAGTTGTGGcgcgggggcgggcggggctGCGTGAGGAGCGGGCGGCGGGCTCAGGGGTCCCGGCTGCGAGGGGCGGGCGGCTCTCGGT CCTGCCCTTGGCCGAGCTATATCTGGGTTGTGGccagaagaggggaaaaaaatctcatggcTTGAGCACATGGTCTCCTAAACTGTACCCTTGGCTCACAGTGGTGGGTGTTGAACTTG ATTACAGCTGGAGGAATTCTAAACAGTCCACTTCTCCTTGTCATGGTGTTTGA